In Haemophilus parainfluenzae, one genomic interval encodes:
- the hemC gene encoding hydroxymethylbilane synthase: MAVLKTLKIATRQSPLALWQANFVKDQLEKFHPTLSVELVPMVTKGDVILDSPLAKIGGKGLFVKELENALLEKRADIAVHSMKDVPMEFPEGLGLSVICKREDPRDAFVSNTYRSLDELPQGAIVGTSSLRRQCQLKQLRPDLDIRSLRGNVGTRLSKLDNGEYDAIILASAGLIRLGLAERIASFIEVEQSLPAAGQGAVGIECRVDDEEVKALLAPLSDATTTTCILAERAMNTRLQGGCQVPIGGYAIEQNGEIFLRALVGETDGSTIIRAEGKGAVENAEALGVTIAEQLLAQGADKILAKIYSA; the protein is encoded by the coding sequence ATGGCAGTACTTAAAACCTTAAAAATTGCGACCCGTCAAAGCCCTTTAGCACTTTGGCAGGCAAATTTTGTGAAAGATCAATTAGAAAAATTTCACCCGACACTTTCTGTTGAATTAGTTCCGATGGTGACAAAAGGTGATGTAATCTTAGATTCCCCTCTGGCTAAAATTGGTGGAAAAGGCTTATTTGTTAAAGAGTTAGAAAACGCTTTACTTGAAAAACGTGCTGATATTGCCGTCCATTCAATGAAAGATGTGCCGATGGAATTTCCAGAAGGTCTGGGCTTAAGTGTGATCTGTAAACGTGAAGATCCGCGCGATGCTTTCGTGTCTAATACATACCGTTCATTAGATGAATTACCGCAAGGCGCTATTGTCGGAACATCAAGCTTACGTCGTCAATGCCAATTAAAACAATTACGCCCTGATCTTGATATCCGTTCCTTGCGTGGCAATGTAGGAACCCGATTAAGTAAATTAGACAATGGCGAATACGATGCCATTATTTTAGCCTCAGCTGGCTTAATTCGTTTAGGGCTAGCGGAACGTATTGCCTCGTTTATTGAAGTGGAACAATCGTTACCGGCTGCCGGACAAGGCGCGGTAGGCATTGAGTGCCGTGTTGATGATGAAGAAGTAAAAGCATTACTTGCGCCACTTTCAGATGCCACCACGACGACTTGTATTTTGGCTGAGCGTGCAATGAATACTCGCTTACAAGGCGGCTGCCAAGTACCAATCGGTGGCTATGCTATTGAGCAAAATGGCGAAATTTTCTTGCGTGCACTCGTCGGAGAAACTGATGGCTCTACAATTATTCGTGCAGAAGGTAAAGGTGCGGTTGAAAATGCCGAAGCATTAGGTGTGACCATTGCTGAACAACTTCTAGCCCAAGGCGCAGATAAGATTCTGGCGAAGATTTACTCAGCATAG
- a CDS encoding uroporphyrinogen-III synthase, whose translation MAVLVTRPDERGKTLVDQLNQAGVVALHLPLLSIEAGAELAQLPTKLNQLKSGDYVFLVSKSAVDFADKTLKDIGFSWRQDLQYFTVGHRTAQHFSCQTECTVRYPITSENTEGVLNLPQMAELTDKNLLILRGNGGRELLREQATLRGATVETVECYQRTPISYNNEEQTSICIRSGVQTLVVTSLEILQALIEFVPENEQNWLKNCCLVTVSQRIADVAVQQGWHNVVVSAGADNQSLLNTLLNEVTPLSH comes from the coding sequence ATGGCCGTACTAGTCACTCGCCCCGATGAACGAGGAAAAACCCTAGTTGACCAGCTGAATCAAGCCGGTGTGGTTGCCTTGCATTTGCCTTTGCTTTCTATTGAAGCGGGTGCTGAGTTGGCTCAATTACCGACGAAACTTAATCAGCTAAAAAGTGGTGATTATGTGTTTTTGGTTTCAAAAAGTGCGGTTGATTTTGCGGATAAAACCCTGAAAGATATTGGCTTTAGCTGGCGTCAAGATTTACAATACTTTACAGTTGGACATAGAACGGCACAGCATTTTTCCTGTCAAACTGAATGTACTGTTCGTTATCCAATCACGTCGGAAAATACGGAAGGCGTGCTAAATTTACCGCAAATGGCAGAATTAACAGATAAAAACTTGTTAATTTTACGTGGCAACGGTGGACGAGAATTACTACGTGAACAGGCCACACTACGCGGTGCAACTGTTGAGACAGTCGAATGTTACCAACGCACGCCGATTAGTTATAATAACGAAGAGCAAACCAGTATTTGTATTCGTTCTGGTGTGCAAACCCTTGTGGTCACGAGCCTTGAAATTTTGCAGGCGTTAATCGAATTTGTGCCTGAAAATGAACAAAATTGGCTAAAAAATTGCTGTTTAGTCACGGTAAGTCAACGCATTGCGGATGTCGCAGTACAACAAGGTTGGCATAATGTGGTGGTTTCCGCTGGTGCGGACAATCAAAGTTTACTTAATACCTTACTTAATGAAGTAACTCCCCTTTCTCACTAA
- a CDS encoding uroporphyrinogen-III C-methyltransferase: MAKEKLTPETTDEIQETDAVEIQTEDREPVAPRTQTVVKKSGTGLSLLAILIALGVGGAGYYFGQQKVDEFQQKLTALEAQINNKTVVSAPAQEVKFDTTQLAQLESANKATQNKIAQVEELINAKSHELVGLQSQINKVSAQANAQQPTDWLFSEADFLLNNALRKLVLDNDVDTAVSLLKLADETLAKVNNSQSAAIRSAINQDLKQLLSVAGVDQNAVMQKLSQLANTVDELPVLDVNFGDDQNATKLSDSLSDWAENAEKSATSFLNHFIRISPKHGADRKELLAPNQDIYLRENIRLRLQLAIMAVPRQQNELYKQSLEAVASWIRSYFDTNAEVTQSFLKSVDELSEVSIYVDVPSQLQSLSMLDKYLNRTPLDVQKVEIEAEKALDNSPRKEEVKPTPEAKAEEPKAEEKPAEAPAAQPATEPQQ, encoded by the coding sequence ATGGCGAAAGAGAAATTAACCCCTGAAACGACAGATGAAATCCAAGAAACAGATGCAGTGGAAATTCAAACTGAAGATCGCGAGCCTGTTGCGCCACGTACACAAACCGTTGTGAAGAAAAGTGGTACTGGATTAAGTTTATTGGCTATTCTCATTGCACTTGGCGTGGGTGGTGCAGGTTATTATTTTGGCCAACAAAAAGTGGATGAATTCCAACAAAAATTGACCGCACTTGAAGCTCAAATCAATAATAAAACAGTGGTTTCAGCACCTGCTCAAGAAGTAAAATTTGATACTACACAACTTGCTCAATTAGAGTCTGCGAATAAAGCAACGCAAAACAAAATTGCGCAAGTAGAAGAGCTAATCAATGCAAAATCACATGAGTTAGTTGGCTTACAATCACAAATCAATAAAGTGAGCGCACAAGCTAATGCTCAACAGCCTACTGATTGGTTATTCTCAGAAGCAGATTTCTTGCTCAACAATGCATTGCGTAAATTAGTGTTAGATAATGACGTGGATACAGCGGTTTCACTCTTAAAACTCGCTGATGAGACTCTTGCTAAAGTGAATAACTCACAATCCGCGGCTATCCGTAGCGCAATCAATCAAGATCTGAAACAACTTCTCTCCGTAGCTGGCGTGGATCAAAATGCGGTCATGCAAAAATTATCGCAATTAGCTAATACGGTTGATGAGTTACCTGTGTTAGATGTGAATTTCGGTGATGATCAAAATGCAACAAAATTATCAGATTCCCTGTCTGACTGGGCAGAAAATGCAGAAAAAAGTGCGACCTCATTCTTGAATCACTTTATCCGTATTTCACCGAAACATGGTGCGGATCGCAAAGAATTATTAGCGCCAAACCAAGATATCTACTTGCGTGAAAACATTCGTTTACGCTTACAATTAGCGATTATGGCAGTGCCTCGTCAGCAAAATGAGCTTTATAAACAATCTTTAGAAGCCGTTGCATCTTGGATTCGTAGCTATTTTGATACCAATGCTGAAGTGACTCAAAGTTTCTTAAAATCAGTGGATGAATTATCTGAAGTATCCATCTATGTAGATGTACCAAGCCAATTACAAAGCTTAAGTATGCTTGATAAGTACTTAAATCGTACACCTTTAGATGTGCAGAAAGTGGAAATTGAAGCAGAAAAAGCGCTTGATAATTCACCAAGAAAAGAAGAAGTAAAACCAACACCTGAAGCGAAAGCGGAAGAGCCAAAAGCTGAAGAAAAACCCGCTGAAGCACCAGCTGCACAACCGGCAACTGAACCCCAACAATAA
- a CDS encoding heme biosynthesis protein HemY: MFRVLFLMIALLAGLIAGPYLSGQQGYVRVETANTIYEMSLTTLVILFVVTLAVIYSLEWLVTRFFRLSSNTYNWFSLRKRVKAQRQTLEGLMKMNEGDYAKAEKLIGKNAKHSAEPVLNLIKAAEAAQQRGDEFSANRYLIEATELAGSDNLVVEIARTRILLQQNKLPAARSSVDSLLEMSDRNKEVLKLAAEIYSRSKAYQALDGILDLIEGSGLFSAEEFKALQQETENGLLDEKMNEEGVEGLLAWWEAQPRRRRNDLELKTALIQRLIDCNDHESAYEFTLEIMKKLGDNTPISPELCTQITRLQAEDNSKLLKLVEKRAKRADESQRCCLNRALGYLYVRNNDFAKAAEAFKEVTACPTQLQPNDVMMASYVFEQAGDKEAAERIRQDSLKSAMSIQDKPAEIQDEPKTDEEPIALIAKRD; the protein is encoded by the coding sequence ATGTTTAGAGTTCTTTTTTTAATGATCGCCTTACTTGCCGGATTGATTGCAGGGCCTTATCTCTCCGGTCAGCAAGGTTATGTCAGAGTTGAAACGGCAAACACCATATATGAAATGTCACTCACCACATTAGTGATTCTCTTTGTGGTCACACTTGCAGTGATTTATTCGTTAGAGTGGTTGGTTACCCGTTTCTTCCGTTTAAGTAGCAATACCTATAACTGGTTTTCTCTCCGTAAACGTGTGAAAGCACAACGTCAAACCCTTGAAGGCTTGATGAAAATGAATGAGGGCGATTATGCCAAGGCAGAAAAACTGATTGGTAAAAATGCGAAACATTCTGCTGAGCCAGTATTAAATCTGATTAAAGCCGCTGAAGCTGCTCAGCAACGCGGTGATGAATTCAGTGCAAACCGTTATTTAATTGAAGCGACTGAGCTTGCAGGTTCAGATAACCTAGTCGTCGAAATTGCTCGTACCCGTATTTTATTACAACAAAATAAATTACCGGCTGCGCGCAGTTCCGTCGATAGTTTGCTTGAAATGTCAGATCGCAACAAAGAAGTCTTAAAACTTGCTGCTGAAATTTATAGCCGCTCCAAAGCTTATCAAGCTCTTGATGGCATCTTAGATTTAATCGAAGGTTCTGGCTTATTCTCAGCTGAAGAATTTAAAGCGCTTCAACAAGAAACAGAAAATGGCTTGTTAGATGAGAAAATGAATGAAGAAGGCGTTGAAGGTCTGCTTGCATGGTGGGAAGCTCAACCACGCCGTCGTCGCAATGACTTAGAGTTAAAAACGGCTTTAATTCAGCGTTTAATTGATTGTAACGATCATGAGTCAGCTTATGAATTCACGCTTGAAATCATGAAGAAATTGGGTGATAACACCCCAATTAGCCCTGAGCTTTGCACGCAAATCACTCGTTTACAAGCAGAAGATAACAGCAAACTGCTCAAACTAGTGGAAAAACGTGCAAAACGTGCCGATGAAAGCCAACGTTGTTGTCTCAATCGTGCATTAGGCTATCTTTATGTGCGTAATAATGACTTCGCTAAAGCAGCAGAAGCATTTAAAGAAGTTACTGCTTGCCCAACTCAACTTCAACCAAATGATGTCATGATGGCGTCTTATGTGTTCGAACAAGCTGGCGACAAAGAAGCAGCGGAAAGAATTCGTCAGGACAGTTTAAAATCAGCCATGTCTATTCAAGACAAACCGGCTGAAATACAAGATGAACCAAAAACAGACGAAGAACCAATCGCACTTATTGCGAAACGTGATTAA
- a CDS encoding amino acid ABC transporter permease, which yields MNWDYILSVTPRFIHATLMTLHLAFWGILLSLVIGVICAVITTYKVKSLTWLVKGYIELSRNTPLLIQVFFLYFGLSKIGLKLDGFTCGIIGLAFLGGSYMAEAFRGGLEAVSKGQIESALSIGLTPFQTFRYVIFPQAFAIATPAIGANCLFLMKETSVISAVAVAELMFVAKEVIGLDYKTNEALFLLVVFYLIILLPMSLFISYLERRTRRAKYGA from the coding sequence ATGAATTGGGATTATATTTTAAGTGTCACCCCACGTTTTATTCATGCCACGCTGATGACCCTTCATCTCGCCTTTTGGGGCATTTTATTGTCGCTAGTGATTGGTGTGATTTGTGCGGTGATTACCACCTACAAAGTCAAATCATTAACTTGGCTAGTAAAAGGCTATATCGAGCTTTCTCGTAATACGCCTTTATTGATTCAAGTGTTTTTTCTCTATTTTGGGCTGTCTAAAATTGGCCTGAAATTAGATGGGTTTACTTGCGGCATTATCGGCCTGGCATTTTTAGGTGGAAGCTATATGGCAGAAGCCTTTCGTGGTGGTCTGGAAGCGGTATCAAAAGGGCAAATTGAATCAGCCTTAAGTATTGGTCTAACCCCTTTTCAAACTTTTCGCTATGTGATTTTTCCACAAGCCTTTGCGATTGCCACACCTGCAATTGGCGCAAATTGCTTGTTCTTAATGAAAGAAACCTCGGTGATCAGCGCTGTCGCTGTCGCTGAACTGATGTTTGTAGCGAAAGAAGTCATCGGGCTCGATTACAAAACCAATGAAGCCTTATTTTTATTAGTGGTGTTTTATTTGATCATTCTATTACCGATGTCTCTGTTCATCAGTTATTTAGAACGCCGTACTCGGAGAGCAAAATATGGGGCTTGA
- a CDS encoding amino acid ABC transporter permease, protein MGLELLFQGSNIERLLNGLWVTAEIAFISVFFACILGVIFGVIMTSRNPIIKAICRFYLEFVRIIPLLALLFLAYFGLAKWFDIHLDGISVCILVFIFWGTAEMGDLVRGALTSIEKHQVESAYALGLTPFQTFVYILLPQSLKRVTPSAINLFTRMVKTSSLAMLIGVVEVIKVGQQIIEHSLFSNQSAALWIYGVIFGLYFVICYPLSLFSRYLETRWES, encoded by the coding sequence ATGGGGCTTGAGTTATTATTCCAAGGCAGCAACATTGAACGCTTGCTCAACGGTTTATGGGTGACGGCTGAAATTGCGTTCATTTCTGTCTTCTTCGCCTGTATTTTAGGTGTGATTTTTGGCGTAATCATGACAAGCAGAAATCCCATTATCAAAGCCATTTGCCGCTTTTATTTAGAATTTGTACGCATCATTCCATTATTAGCCTTACTTTTTCTCGCGTATTTCGGTTTGGCAAAATGGTTTGATATTCACTTAGATGGCATTTCTGTATGTATTTTGGTGTTTATTTTCTGGGGAACGGCAGAAATGGGGGATTTAGTGCGTGGTGCATTAACTTCCATTGAAAAACATCAAGTGGAATCAGCCTACGCTTTAGGTTTAACGCCGTTTCAAACCTTTGTGTATATTTTACTTCCACAAAGTTTAAAACGTGTGACACCAAGTGCTATTAACCTCTTTACCCGCATGGTAAAAACCAGTTCCTTGGCAATGTTAATCGGGGTAGTAGAAGTGATAAAAGTCGGTCAACAAATTATCGAGCATTCATTATTTAGTAATCAATCAGCGGCGCTTTGGATTTACGGTGTCATTTTCGGTTTATATTTTGTGATTTGTTACCCGCTATCCTTATTTTCCCGTTATTTAGAAACCCGTTGGGAAAGTTAA